GAAGTCATGCACGGCAAGGTCTCGGCCATGCACCATACGGGGCAGGGCGTGTTCGCCGGCCTGGACAACCCCTTCGAGGCCACCCGCTACCACTCCCTGATCGTCGCGCGCGAGTCCCTGCCCGACTGCCTGGAAGAGACCGCCTGGACCGAAAGAGAGGGCCAACGCGACGAGATCATGGGCTTCCGGCACAAGGAACTGCCCATCGAAGGCGTGCAGTTCCACCCCGAATCGATCCTGACCCAGCACGGCCACGACCTGCTCAAGAATTTTCTGGAGATGAACACATGACCGCCATCAAACAGGCCCTCAACGAACTGGCCGAAGGCCACGACCTCGAAGGCGATGTCATGCGCGCGGCCATGCACGAGATCATGGCAGGCCAAGCCGACCCGGCCCAGGTCGGCGGCTTTTTGATGGGGCTGCGCGTCAAGGGCGAGACCCCCGTCGAGATTGCCGCTGCCGCCGAAGTCATGCGCGAAGTCGCCCAGCGCGTCGACATCGACCGCGAGGGCCTGACCGACATCGTCGGCACCGGCGGCGACGGGGCCTCGCTGTTCAACGTCTCCACCGCATCGGCCTTCGCCGCGGCCGCCGCCGGCGTGCGCGTGGCCAAGCACGGCAACCGATCCGTTTCCAGCAAGTCCGGCGCGGCCGACGTGCTCGAGGCCGCCGGCTGCCGGCTCGACCTCACGCCCGCACAGGTCGCCACCCTCATCGACGAGCTGGGCGTGGGTTTCCTGTTCGCGCCGCAGC
This DNA window, taken from Pseudomonadota bacterium, encodes the following:
- a CDS encoding aminodeoxychorismate/anthranilate synthase component II, which translates into the protein MIDNYDSFTYNLVQYLGELGADVHTVRNDAIDIAGIREMNPDRIVLSPGPCTPNEAGVRLDVVAELAGVYPILGVCLGHQAIGQAFGGEVVRAREVMHGKVSAMHHTGQGVFAGLDNPFEATRYHSLIVARESLPDCLEETAWTEREGQRDEIMGFRHKELPIEGVQFHPESILTQHGHDLLKNFLEMNT